In the genome of Actinomadura graeca, one region contains:
- a CDS encoding DUF5954 family protein: protein MAIEGMPGYDLINLVRDLGPVEAVRDQEAAERMRVYPKIVGAGPPDFGVAERSGGAWRILHLGAIEPYGARVDLAMHLRRTAGGFDRRVRERMLAIADRCDPEVGEATVQNDFAAGHCRYRIVRVLGFTRFGDNGPEPVRPTDTEAGPLRSFTIDPTAPVGPSDAALRLELLSLVPAAGTVPEGMRQEAVTAIRDHPGVVLLPPEFTVVEDLDDRWRPLTGGDGPQDARDALAHYFRVILPRYSPDGTPPPSPGELAEYARAADRVEADRGVEFVACGRRFRIVRVVRMIRVGPDGPEPARASDEDPEGR, encoded by the coding sequence ATGGCCATCGAGGGGATGCCCGGATACGACCTGATCAACCTCGTCAGGGATCTCGGGCCCGTCGAGGCGGTCCGTGACCAGGAGGCCGCCGAGCGGATGCGCGTGTATCCCAAGATCGTCGGCGCCGGGCCGCCGGACTTCGGCGTCGCCGAGCGGTCCGGCGGCGCGTGGCGGATCCTGCACCTCGGCGCGATCGAGCCGTACGGGGCGCGGGTGGATCTGGCGATGCACCTGCGCCGCACGGCGGGAGGGTTCGACCGGCGCGTCCGCGAGCGGATGCTCGCCATCGCCGACCGGTGCGACCCCGAGGTCGGCGAGGCCACCGTCCAGAACGACTTCGCGGCCGGCCACTGCCGCTACCGGATCGTCCGGGTGCTCGGCTTCACGCGCTTCGGTGACAACGGGCCCGAGCCGGTCCGCCCGACCGACACCGAGGCGGGCCCGCTGCGCTCGTTCACCATCGACCCGACCGCGCCGGTCGGCCCGTCCGACGCGGCGCTCCGGCTGGAGCTGCTGAGCCTCGTCCCCGCCGCCGGGACCGTCCCGGAGGGGATGCGCCAGGAGGCCGTCACGGCGATCCGCGACCACCCCGGCGTCGTGCTGCTGCCGCCGGAGTTCACCGTCGTGGAGGACCTGGACGACCGGTGGCGCCCGCTGACCGGCGGAGACGGCCCGCAGGACGCCCGCGACGCGCTCGCGCACTACTTCCGCGTGATCCTGCCCCGCTACTCCCCGGACGGCACGCCGCCGCCGAGCCCCGGCGAGCTCGCCGAGTACGCGCGGGCCGCCGACCGCGTCGAGGCCGACCGCGGGGTGGAGTTCGTGGCGTGCGGGCGGCGGTTCCGCATCGTCCGGGTGGTGCGCATGATCAGGGTGGGGCCGGACGGCCCCGAGCCCGCCCGCGCGTCCGACGAGGACCCCGAGGGCCGGTGA
- a CDS encoding rod shape-determining protein has protein sequence MWDYAGRDTAIDLGSATVRMHVKGRGVVCREPSLLARSRRTGRILALGAPARLMAGRDPDVKLIRPVREGAPTETDEAEYLMRHLVRTHHGRHYMARPRLVMTVPSGMTSVHYRALQFSAYQAGARRLTLVPTPIAAAVGMGMIEAGPEIAVIADIGAEVTDVGVIAFGGLVTSHTAHVGGASLDRAIAALARREHGVSLSLTAAESAKIAVGAVPPVGRHPVRQAIVEGRDVESGLPRRLVLTTTDVQRAIEGPVAKIVDAVRAGLGGCTPEISGELLSVGVTLTGGSARLPGLERLIRERTGLSAWLGDDTGDAAVIGAADVVRNAAARHPSRDLTPRPHLLTTVPQY, from the coding sequence ATGTGGGACTACGCGGGCCGGGACACGGCGATCGACCTGGGCAGCGCGACCGTGCGGATGCACGTCAAGGGCCGCGGGGTCGTCTGCCGTGAGCCCTCGCTCCTGGCCCGGTCGCGGCGCACCGGGCGGATCCTCGCGCTGGGCGCCCCCGCGCGGCTGATGGCGGGACGCGATCCCGACGTCAAGCTGATCCGGCCCGTCCGCGAGGGCGCGCCGACCGAGACCGACGAGGCCGAGTACCTGATGAGGCACCTCGTCCGCACCCACCACGGGCGCCATTACATGGCCCGCCCCCGCCTCGTCATGACGGTGCCGAGCGGGATGACGTCCGTGCACTACCGGGCCCTCCAGTTCTCCGCCTACCAGGCCGGCGCGCGGCGGCTGACGCTCGTGCCGACGCCGATCGCCGCCGCCGTCGGCATGGGCATGATCGAGGCCGGCCCGGAGATCGCGGTCATCGCCGACATCGGCGCGGAGGTCACCGACGTCGGCGTCATCGCGTTCGGCGGCCTGGTCACCTCGCACACCGCGCACGTCGGCGGCGCGTCCCTGGACCGCGCCATCGCCGCGCTGGCACGCCGCGAGCACGGGGTGTCGCTGTCGCTCACCGCCGCCGAGTCGGCGAAGATCGCGGTCGGCGCGGTGCCCCCGGTGGGACGGCACCCGGTGCGGCAGGCGATCGTGGAGGGCCGCGACGTGGAGTCCGGGCTGCCCCGGCGGCTCGTCCTCACCACCACCGACGTCCAGCGGGCCATCGAGGGGCCCGTCGCCAAGATCGTGGACGCCGTCCGGGCCGGTCTCGGCGGCTGCACGCCCGAGATCTCCGGCGAGCTGCTCAGCGTCGGCGTCACGCTCACCGGCGGGTCGGCGCGGCTGCCGGGGCTGGAGCGGCTCATCCGCGAGCGGACCGGGCTGAGCGCGTGGCTGGGCGACGACACCGGCGACGCGGCCGTGATCGGGGCGGCGGACGTGGTGCGCAACGCCGCCGCGCGGCATCCCTCCCGCGACCTCACACCGCGCCCCCATCTGCTGACGACGGTCCCCCAGTACTGA
- a CDS encoding VWA domain-containing protein, translating to MTGHDLERWRLILGAPAEPCTGALDEASAERDRALGWLYDRDPDLERRGVRVRTAGPAGAGPPDPPDDRTGGDGASVLTTVGWLDAVHRLFPKETIERLERDAVERYEIHEIVTDPAVLERIEPDKALLRAVLRTKHLMSAEVLALARRIVEAVVRELMDALATEVRASFHGTRSRRPTRVANSRGFDFHGTVRANLAHYRPEERRLYIERPRFVSRTRRHVEQWQMILLVDQSGSMLGSVIHAAVTAACLWGLPGLRTHLVAFDTSVVDLTSDVTDPAELLMKVQLGGGTDIRRAVAYGAGLVDNPRRAIVAVVSDFFEGGDDHGLVREVRRLVEQGTQVLGLAALDEEANPSYDRAMAQRLADAGAHVGAMTPGRLAAFVAERIGR from the coding sequence GTGACCGGCCACGACCTGGAACGCTGGCGGCTGATCCTCGGCGCGCCCGCCGAGCCGTGCACCGGCGCCCTGGACGAGGCGTCCGCCGAGCGCGACCGCGCCCTCGGCTGGCTCTACGACCGCGACCCCGACCTCGAACGGCGGGGAGTGCGGGTGCGGACCGCCGGCCCGGCCGGCGCCGGTCCCCCCGATCCCCCGGACGACCGCACCGGCGGGGACGGGGCGTCCGTGCTCACCACCGTCGGCTGGCTCGACGCCGTCCACCGGCTCTTCCCCAAGGAGACGATCGAGCGGCTGGAGCGCGACGCCGTCGAGCGGTACGAGATCCACGAGATCGTCACCGATCCCGCGGTGCTGGAGCGCATCGAGCCGGACAAGGCGCTGCTGCGCGCCGTCCTGCGCACCAAGCACCTGATGAGCGCCGAGGTCCTCGCGCTCGCCCGGCGGATCGTCGAGGCGGTCGTCCGGGAGCTGATGGACGCCCTCGCCACCGAGGTCCGGGCGTCCTTCCACGGGACCCGCTCGCGGCGCCCCACCCGGGTCGCGAACTCCCGGGGCTTCGACTTCCACGGGACGGTCCGCGCCAACCTCGCGCACTACCGCCCGGAGGAGCGCCGCCTGTACATCGAGCGTCCCCGGTTCGTGTCCCGGACGCGGCGGCACGTCGAGCAATGGCAGATGATCCTGCTGGTCGACCAGTCGGGGTCGATGCTCGGCTCGGTGATCCACGCCGCCGTCACCGCCGCGTGCCTGTGGGGCCTGCCCGGGCTGCGGACGCACCTGGTCGCCTTCGACACCTCCGTCGTGGACCTGACGTCCGACGTCACCGACCCCGCCGAGCTGCTGATGAAGGTGCAGCTCGGCGGCGGCACGGACATCCGCCGGGCGGTGGCCTACGGCGCCGGGCTCGTCGACAACCCGCGCCGCGCGATCGTCGCGGTCGTCAGCGACTTCTTCGAGGGCGGGGACGACCACGGCCTCGTCCGCGAGGTGCGGCGGCTGGTCGAGCAGGGCACCCAGGTGCTCGGTCTCGCCGCGCTGGACGAGGAGGCCAACCCGTCCTACGACCGCGCCATGGCGCAGCGCCTCGCCGACGCCGGAGCGCACGTCGGCGCGATGACGCCCGGGCGGCTCGCCGCGTTCGTCGCCGAGCGGATCGGCCGGTGA
- a CDS encoding terpene synthase family protein yields MDMEGGVLPPLDVLAAADAAVVAAPLTARAAEWAARLGPPFDPALAPLCALPAAFVAPWMSGRGARLTARTGLWIFALDAWTDGPGARRDAARLRAGLAGLRAVAQGAAPGEGALGTALAQIRDDVAVAPAALPPWRRAVDAALAATLFEYEAAKRVREGGPAPALGDYLRHGAASIALAPLVLAMWSDMPSSPLPALRRPLRDACLAVRLANDLRGHGRERREGVLDALALGLPPDEVRSRVTRHVARCRTALRPHLGAVPGPALALERLLLWSVRHYERVDAGHAA; encoded by the coding sequence ATGGACATGGAAGGGGGCGTTCTCCCGCCCCTGGACGTTCTCGCCGCCGCGGACGCCGCCGTCGTGGCCGCGCCGCTCACCGCCCGCGCCGCCGAGTGGGCGGCACGGCTCGGCCCGCCCTTCGACCCGGCGCTCGCGCCGCTGTGCGCGCTGCCGGCCGCGTTCGTCGCGCCCTGGATGTCCGGGCGGGGCGCCCGGCTGACCGCGCGGACCGGCCTGTGGATCTTCGCCCTGGACGCCTGGACGGACGGCCCCGGTGCCCGCCGCGACGCGGCCCGGCTGCGTGCCGGCCTGGCCGGCCTCCGCGCCGTGGCCCAGGGTGCGGCGCCTGGCGAGGGCGCGCTCGGGACGGCGCTGGCGCAGATCCGCGACGACGTCGCCGTCGCGCCGGCGGCGCTGCCGCCGTGGCGGCGTGCCGTGGACGCGGCGCTGGCCGCCACGCTCTTCGAGTACGAGGCGGCCAAGCGGGTGCGGGAGGGCGGCCCGGCCCCCGCGCTGGGCGACTATCTGCGCCACGGCGCCGCGAGCATCGCCCTCGCGCCCCTCGTCCTCGCGATGTGGTCGGACATGCCGTCCTCCCCGTTGCCGGCGTTGCGGCGCCCCCTGCGGGACGCGTGCCTGGCCGTCCGGCTGGCCAACGACCTGCGCGGGCACGGCCGCGAGCGGCGCGAGGGGGTGCTGGACGCGCTCGCCCTCGGGTTGCCGCCCGACGAGGTGAGGAGCCGGGTCACGCGGCATGTCGCGCGCTGCCGGACGGCGCTCCGGCCCCATCTGGGCGCGGTGCCCGGCCCGGCGCTCGCCCTGGAACGCCTGCTCCTGTGGTCCGTGCGCCACTACGAGCGCGTCGACGCCGGGCACGCGGCATGA
- a CDS encoding polyprenyl synthetase family protein has product MTSTTATEAPPPRTGDAGHGGRALARTAAVFAPAFRAAVHRLPAPVRGVAGYHLGWWDEHERPSGTAGGDPAIRPALALLCGEAAGAGPSGALPAAVAVELVHTFSQLHGDIMDGAATRRGRPAAWTVFGKPRTLLTGDSLLVAAVDTLSAGPPDVASRALRDFSAGLQDLCAGQGAALRLASAPGATLDDCHEVIAGRTASLLGCACSLGAMHGGGGPEQVRLMRMFGERLGHALQLAGDMHGIWGDPRGAGLPVHGDLARRKRSLPVVAALASATPAGRELAAAYETDAEFSPAVLSHLAALVERTGARRLAAGLAAENLASALACLDAAGPLPGPAAELRAVADLVGARAG; this is encoded by the coding sequence GTGACGAGCACGACGGCGACCGAGGCACCGCCACCGCGCACCGGGGACGCCGGGCACGGCGGGCGGGCGCTCGCGCGGACCGCAGCGGTGTTCGCGCCGGCGTTCCGCGCGGCGGTGCACCGGCTCCCCGCCCCCGTCCGCGGCGTCGCGGGCTACCACCTCGGCTGGTGGGACGAGCACGAGCGGCCCTCCGGCACGGCAGGCGGCGATCCCGCGATCCGCCCCGCGCTGGCGCTGCTGTGCGGCGAGGCGGCCGGGGCCGGACCGTCCGGCGCGCTCCCCGCCGCCGTCGCCGTGGAGCTCGTCCACACCTTCTCGCAGCTGCACGGCGACATCATGGACGGCGCGGCGACCCGCCGCGGCCGCCCCGCCGCCTGGACCGTCTTCGGGAAGCCGCGGACCCTGCTGACCGGCGATTCACTGCTGGTCGCGGCCGTCGACACGCTTTCCGCCGGGCCCCCGGACGTGGCGTCCCGCGCCCTGCGCGACTTCTCGGCGGGTCTCCAGGACCTGTGCGCCGGGCAGGGCGCCGCGCTGCGGCTGGCGTCGGCGCCCGGCGCGACCCTGGACGACTGCCACGAGGTGATCGCGGGAAGGACCGCGTCGCTGCTCGGCTGCGCCTGCTCGCTCGGCGCCATGCACGGCGGCGGCGGCCCGGAACAGGTGCGCCTGATGCGCATGTTCGGCGAGCGCCTCGGGCACGCGCTCCAGCTCGCCGGCGACATGCACGGCATCTGGGGCGATCCGCGCGGCGCCGGGCTGCCCGTCCACGGCGACCTGGCCCGCCGCAAGCGGTCGCTGCCCGTCGTCGCGGCGCTCGCGTCCGCCACCCCGGCGGGCCGGGAGCTGGCCGCCGCCTACGAGACGGACGCGGAGTTCTCCCCCGCCGTCCTGTCCCATCTGGCGGCGCTCGTCGAACGCACGGGCGCGCGGCGGCTGGCCGCCGGGCTGGCCGCCGAGAACCTCGCGAGCGCGCTGGCCTGCCTGGACGCCGCCGGTCCCCTGCCCGGCCCCGCCGCGGAGCTGCGCGCCGTCGCCGATCTGGTCGGCGCCCGCGCCGGCTGA
- a CDS encoding MBL fold metallo-hydrolase: MSDAPDRDGPGDPRLEEVSDGIFAYVQPDGTWWINNTGFLTGARGVTSVDSCSTERRTRAYLEAIRSVTPRPVRTLVNTHHHGDHTFGNHLFSGATVVGHEETRAGALAWGMPFDEPYWTKTDWGRVELEPPFLTYTDGVTLWADDLRCEVRHVGTPAHTTNDSIVWIPERRVLFCGDLLFNGGTPFLMQGSVAGAIAVLTGVLAPLGAETIVPGHGPVAGPELIGRVAAYAGFVQETAAEAKAAGLTPLEAAREADLGEYAELTDPERIVGNLHRAYAELDGLEPGAPIDLVTALDDMIAYNGGRPLTCRA, encoded by the coding sequence ATGAGCGACGCCCCCGACCGCGATGGGCCCGGAGACCCCCGGCTGGAGGAGGTCTCCGACGGGATCTTCGCCTACGTCCAGCCCGACGGCACCTGGTGGATCAACAACACCGGCTTCCTCACGGGCGCGCGCGGCGTGACGAGCGTGGACTCCTGCTCGACCGAGCGCCGGACCCGCGCGTACCTGGAGGCGATCCGGTCGGTGACGCCCCGTCCCGTCCGGACGCTGGTCAACACCCACCACCACGGCGACCACACGTTCGGCAACCACCTGTTCTCCGGCGCCACCGTGGTCGGCCACGAGGAGACCCGCGCGGGCGCGCTCGCCTGGGGCATGCCGTTCGACGAGCCGTACTGGACGAAGACCGACTGGGGCCGCGTCGAGCTGGAGCCGCCGTTCCTCACCTACACCGACGGCGTGACGCTGTGGGCGGACGACCTGCGGTGCGAGGTCCGGCACGTCGGGACGCCCGCGCACACCACCAACGACTCGATCGTGTGGATCCCCGAGCGGCGGGTGCTGTTCTGCGGCGACCTGCTGTTCAACGGCGGCACCCCGTTCCTGATGCAGGGTTCGGTGGCCGGCGCGATCGCGGTCCTGACCGGGGTCCTCGCCCCGCTGGGCGCGGAGACGATCGTCCCCGGGCACGGCCCGGTCGCCGGGCCCGAGCTGATCGGCCGCGTGGCCGCGTACGCCGGGTTCGTCCAGGAGACGGCGGCGGAGGCGAAGGCGGCGGGGCTGACGCCCTTGGAGGCGGCGCGGGAAGCCGATCTCGGCGAGTACGCGGAGCTGACCGACCCCGAGCGGATCGTCGGCAACCTGCACCGCGCGTACGCGGAGCTGGACGGGCTGGAGCCGGGCGCGCCGATCGACCTGGTCACGGCGCTCGACGACATGATCGCCTACAACGGCGGGCGCCCGCTGACCTGCCGCGCCTGA
- a CDS encoding ATP-binding protein, which produces MSTSATSGGGRAGNLPTGLPVLVGRTAELAELAGLLGTAQLVTLTGGGGVGKTRTALEAALHVQDRFPDGAWLVELSRLRDPLLLAHAIAGALDLHDQGTRPLGTVLADFLGAHSALLVLDTCEHMADACAELVTELLAEAPRLRILATSRQPLKVDGERVVTLLPLPVDDADDDGVRLFAERARHAVPGFTVDEANRADVVRLCRRLDGLPLALELAAPWLRVLPVQAVADRLDDRFRLLARGPGREPGRHETLRTAIGWSHELCGPAERLLWARASVFAGQFDRRTVQEVCAGGPLAAADIPRVLERLVDKSILLEDGTGPHARYRMLDTVREYGAGWLRELGEEPEITRRHRGFHIDQARRAYACWMGGRQVSWFERVRAVHADLRVALEHSLADPRDEGDALELAGALWFYWYACGFQREGRHYLERALASSAIPDARRTRAAWARGLITLSQGDLTAAAESAAMCRIGAEPSAETAAAFLDASVLALRGENGQAVAVLRALEPDPARGGVEEAVWYLERGVRAFAHVQLGELEQAAALAEESRVCSAVTGERCLQAWGDYVQALAELGLGRAASAAGHAREALEAKRPLHDTWFMALCLDALAMAVAATGDPARAARLTGIGQRIWRAHGLPQLGSPELAAAREACERGLRSALGDEAYDAAYASGLQTPPDEGIAYALADG; this is translated from the coding sequence ATGAGCACTTCGGCGACGAGCGGCGGCGGGCGGGCCGGGAACCTGCCCACCGGACTGCCGGTTCTCGTGGGACGGACCGCGGAGCTGGCCGAGCTGGCCGGCCTCCTCGGCACGGCACAGCTGGTGACCCTGACGGGCGGGGGCGGCGTCGGCAAGACCCGTACCGCGCTGGAGGCGGCCCTGCACGTCCAGGACCGGTTCCCCGACGGCGCGTGGCTGGTGGAGCTGTCCCGGCTGCGCGATCCGCTGCTGCTCGCGCACGCGATCGCCGGGGCGCTGGACCTCCACGACCAGGGCACGCGACCGCTGGGCACCGTTCTCGCGGACTTCCTCGGCGCCCATTCGGCCCTCCTGGTGCTGGACACCTGCGAGCACATGGCGGACGCCTGCGCCGAGCTGGTGACCGAGCTGCTCGCCGAGGCGCCCCGGCTCCGGATCCTGGCGACCTCGCGGCAGCCGCTCAAGGTCGACGGGGAACGGGTCGTCACGCTCCTGCCGCTGCCCGTCGACGACGCGGACGACGACGGGGTGCGGCTGTTCGCCGAGCGCGCGCGGCACGCCGTCCCCGGGTTCACGGTGGACGAGGCGAACCGCGCCGACGTGGTGCGCCTGTGCCGCCGGCTGGACGGGCTGCCGCTGGCGCTGGAGCTGGCGGCGCCGTGGCTGCGGGTCCTGCCGGTGCAGGCGGTCGCCGACCGGCTCGACGACCGGTTCCGGCTGCTCGCCCGCGGTCCCGGCCGGGAACCGGGCAGGCACGAGACGCTGCGGACGGCGATCGGGTGGAGCCACGAGCTGTGCGGCCCCGCCGAGCGGCTGCTGTGGGCGCGCGCGTCGGTGTTCGCCGGGCAGTTCGACCGGCGCACCGTCCAGGAGGTGTGCGCGGGCGGGCCCCTGGCCGCCGCCGACATCCCCCGGGTCCTGGAGCGGCTGGTCGACAAGTCGATCCTGCTGGAGGACGGCACCGGCCCGCACGCCCGCTACCGGATGCTCGACACCGTCCGCGAGTACGGCGCGGGGTGGCTGCGGGAGCTGGGCGAGGAGCCGGAGATCACGCGGCGGCACCGCGGCTTCCACATCGACCAGGCCCGGCGCGCCTACGCGTGCTGGATGGGCGGCAGGCAGGTCTCGTGGTTCGAGCGGGTCCGCGCCGTCCACGCCGATCTGCGGGTCGCGCTGGAGCACTCCCTCGCCGACCCGCGGGACGAGGGCGACGCGCTGGAGCTGGCCGGGGCGCTGTGGTTCTACTGGTACGCCTGCGGGTTCCAGCGCGAGGGACGCCACTACCTGGAACGCGCGCTCGCCTCGTCGGCGATACCGGACGCGAGGCGGACGCGGGCGGCGTGGGCGCGCGGGCTCATCACACTCTCCCAGGGCGACCTCACGGCGGCGGCGGAGTCCGCCGCGATGTGCCGCATCGGCGCGGAGCCGTCCGCGGAGACGGCCGCCGCGTTCCTGGACGCGTCGGTGCTGGCGCTGCGGGGCGAGAACGGCCAGGCCGTCGCCGTGCTGCGCGCGCTGGAGCCGGACCCGGCGCGCGGCGGCGTGGAGGAGGCGGTCTGGTACCTCGAACGCGGCGTCCGCGCGTTCGCCCACGTCCAGCTCGGCGAGCTTGAGCAGGCGGCGGCCCTCGCCGAGGAGTCGCGGGTGTGCAGCGCCGTGACGGGCGAGCGCTGCCTGCAGGCGTGGGGCGACTACGTGCAGGCGCTGGCCGAGCTCGGGCTCGGGCGCGCCGCGTCCGCGGCCGGGCACGCGCGGGAGGCGCTGGAGGCCAAGCGGCCGCTGCACGACACCTGGTTCATGGCCCTGTGCCTGGACGCCCTGGCCATGGCCGTCGCCGCGACCGGCGACCCGGCGCGGGCCGCGCGGCTCACGGGCATCGGGCAGCGGATCTGGCGCGCACACGGCCTCCCCCAGCTCGGCTCGCCGGAACTCGCCGCCGCGCGGGAGGCGTGCGAGCGCGGGCTCCGCTCCGCCCTCGGGGACGAGGCGTACGACGCCGCGTACGCCTCCGGCCTCCAGACGCCGCCCGACGAAGGCATCGCCTACGCGCTCGCCGACGGCTGA
- a CDS encoding DUF5682 family protein: MAVTFVGVRHHSPACARLVRDVIRRLRPVSVLVEGPADFGDRLGELLLGHEPPVAVFSHYRDDERVHASWSPFCAYSPEWVALAEGRAVGAELRFIDLPAWHPAFAGRRNRYADADRRYAEVGERLCREFAVDNTDVLWDHLFEIDGEDTARRLDAYFALVRGEADAGPGDTAREEYMARWVRAAQAEAGDRPVVVVTGGFHKPALEALTARAGGGTDRPEVPRPPGGSAGGSFLVPYSFRRLDAFTGYQAGMPSPEYYQRLWEGGPDAAAAALTETVAARLRGRGQVVSTADLIAARTLTEGLTRLRGHRSPARTDLLDGLVAALVADDLDRRLPWTARGVPAHGAHPAVAEMVAALGGDRVGRLHPDTPAPPLVHDAAAELERLALDRGGDVVVRLADARGLERSRALHRLRVLNVPGFTRVSGPAAWGTGRTPRGGPEAGADLVLEERWRLDPPDPAGPRLPALIEAGAYGPTLRDAAAAVLEERMAAAGTDMGGLAGVLFDAALCGCAERADRIAGRISAGIAGSSDVPALGRALEVVLGLWRHDRLLGTARSPLFGAVIEECTARLLWLVEGVRGGPAPADLPRLRAVRAVRDALLHASSPRAAGGLGLDRDAALGVARRVAADREAPPDLRGAAFGLARSLGDTGDTGDPARAVRGAAGPRVLGDWLAGLFALARQEVLDTGTAVLDVLDELVTGLGEEDFLIALPALRQAFEFFPPRERETIARGLLDRRGLRGSARALLRTDAAPLVVAEGRALEERVDRALAAAGLIGGEPS; this comes from the coding sequence ATGGCGGTCACCTTCGTCGGGGTCCGGCACCACAGCCCCGCGTGCGCGCGGCTCGTCCGGGACGTGATCCGGCGGCTGCGTCCCGTGTCCGTGCTCGTGGAGGGCCCGGCCGACTTCGGCGACAGGCTCGGGGAGCTGCTGCTCGGCCACGAGCCGCCCGTCGCGGTCTTCAGCCACTACCGGGACGACGAGCGGGTGCACGCGTCGTGGTCGCCCTTCTGCGCCTACTCCCCGGAGTGGGTCGCGCTGGCGGAGGGCCGCGCCGTCGGCGCGGAGCTGAGGTTCATCGACCTGCCCGCGTGGCATCCGGCGTTCGCCGGGCGCCGCAACCGGTACGCCGACGCGGACCGCCGCTACGCCGAGGTCGGTGAGCGGCTCTGCCGGGAGTTCGCCGTCGACAACACCGACGTCCTGTGGGACCACCTGTTCGAGATCGACGGCGAGGACACCGCCCGGCGGCTCGACGCGTACTTCGCCCTGGTGCGCGGGGAGGCCGACGCCGGGCCCGGCGACACGGCCCGCGAGGAGTACATGGCGCGGTGGGTGCGGGCCGCCCAGGCCGAGGCGGGGGACCGCCCGGTCGTGGTCGTGACCGGCGGGTTCCACAAACCGGCCCTCGAAGCGCTCACCGCCCGCGCCGGGGGCGGGACGGACCGGCCCGAGGTGCCGCGGCCGCCCGGCGGGTCGGCGGGCGGCAGCTTCCTCGTCCCGTACTCGTTCCGGCGGCTGGACGCGTTCACCGGATACCAGGCGGGGATGCCGTCGCCGGAGTACTACCAGCGGCTGTGGGAGGGCGGGCCGGACGCCGCGGCGGCGGCGCTCACCGAGACGGTCGCGGCGCGGCTGCGGGGCCGCGGGCAGGTCGTCTCGACCGCCGACCTGATCGCGGCGCGGACCCTCACCGAGGGGCTGACACGGCTGCGCGGCCACCGCTCGCCCGCCCGCACCGACCTGCTGGACGGGCTGGTCGCCGCGCTCGTCGCCGACGACCTCGACCGGCGGCTGCCGTGGACGGCCCGCGGCGTCCCCGCGCACGGCGCACACCCCGCGGTCGCCGAGATGGTCGCCGCGCTCGGCGGCGACCGCGTCGGCCGCCTGCACCCGGACACCCCCGCGCCGCCGCTGGTGCACGACGCCGCCGCCGAGCTGGAGCGGCTCGCCCTCGACCGCGGCGGCGACGTCGTCGTGAGGCTCGCCGACGCGCGGGGGCTGGAGCGCAGCCGGGCGCTGCACCGGTTGCGCGTCCTGAACGTCCCCGGCTTCACCCGCGTGTCCGGGCCGGCCGCGTGGGGGACGGGCCGAACGCCCCGGGGCGGCCCGGAGGCCGGCGCCGACCTGGTGCTGGAGGAACGCTGGCGGCTGGACCCGCCGGACCCGGCCGGGCCCCGGCTGCCCGCGCTGATCGAGGCGGGCGCCTACGGGCCGACGCTGCGGGACGCGGCGGCCGCCGTGCTGGAGGAGCGCATGGCCGCGGCGGGCACCGACATGGGCGGGCTCGCCGGGGTGCTGTTCGACGCCGCGCTGTGCGGCTGCGCGGAGCGGGCCGACCGGATCGCCGGGCGGATCTCCGCGGGGATCGCGGGCTCGTCCGACGTGCCGGCGCTCGGGCGGGCGCTGGAGGTCGTCCTCGGGCTGTGGCGGCACGACCGGCTCCTCGGCACGGCCCGCAGCCCGCTGTTCGGCGCGGTGATCGAGGAGTGCACGGCCCGGCTGCTGTGGCTGGTGGAGGGCGTCCGCGGCGGCCCGGCGCCCGCCGACCTCCCGCGGCTGCGCGCCGTCCGCGCCGTCCGGGACGCGCTGCTGCACGCCTCCTCCCCGCGCGCCGCGGGCGGGCTCGGCCTGGACCGGGACGCGGCGCTCGGCGTCGCCCGGCGGGTCGCCGCCGACCGCGAGGCGCCGCCCGACCTGCGCGGCGCCGCGTTCGGGCTGGCCCGCTCGCTCGGCGACACCGGCGACACCGGCGACCCGGCCCGCGCGGTGCGCGGCGCGGCGGGCCCGCGGGTGCTCGGCGACTGGCTCGCCGGGCTGTTCGCGCTGGCCCGGCAGGAGGTCCTCGACACCGGCACCGCCGTCCTGGACGTCCTGGACGAGCTGGTCACGGGCCTCGGCGAGGAGGACTTCCTCATCGCGCTGCCCGCGCTGCGGCAGGCGTTCGAGTTCTTCCCGCCGCGCGAGCGCGAGACGATCGCGCGGGGCCTGCTGGACCGCCGCGGCCTGCGCGGCTCCGCGCGCGCCCTGCTGCGCACCGATGCCGCGCCGCTGGTCGTCGCCGAGGGCCGCGCCCTGGAAGAACGCGTGGACCGGGCGCTCGCCGCCGCCGGGCTCATCGGAGGGGAGCCGTCGTGA